One window of Botrimarina mediterranea genomic DNA carries:
- a CDS encoding coiled-coil domain-containing protein codes for MDPRGPAADELRQTADSAREALGQLREGLLTSAATRCGEVSDLGARATQLVEELAAKIADELASDIARQHELATDALRVEIDRERDALVAEGATLAAEREQLAADREQLAAESDKLATERQAWETERTEWESVRKEIEAELSAMEHRLVQQAQSLQREREAGPSNGELLTQLQEANDARLAAEESLAAAEKGFAATKQELVDAQTQIAQLSETLEESTNALSATAELGDELEALRGKFEMALADLQSHRARVAELEQEIANRPALELDDSEEIQRLRHERDDLARRLDEANEFADPSQEMEDLRARFQMAVEDLRALKTENADLRDQLASGGGGGAMTGGGDGNDWESQKRRLLAALESEGEGQIDAPRREERAAIAGTIQITDAVVAEKDAEIQRLKQQLESIEDVEPTAAAIDAAVLDNDEVIRAERERIAKLEQEWEEKLRSAELELSVERAKIARAQSELAEQQMELETLRAASGNGLAPGEARRNWFNKLGLGNDGKPS; via the coding sequence ATGGACCCCAGAGGCCCCGCCGCCGACGAACTCCGCCAGACGGCGGATTCTGCGCGCGAAGCTCTCGGGCAGCTGCGCGAGGGTCTGCTGACTTCCGCGGCGACGCGCTGCGGTGAAGTGAGCGACCTCGGCGCCCGGGCGACGCAACTCGTCGAAGAGCTGGCGGCGAAGATCGCCGACGAACTCGCCTCCGACATCGCTCGGCAGCACGAGCTCGCCACCGACGCCCTGCGGGTCGAGATCGACCGAGAGCGTGACGCACTGGTTGCCGAAGGCGCGACCCTTGCCGCTGAACGCGAACAACTCGCCGCCGATCGCGAACAGCTGGCCGCAGAAAGCGACAAGCTCGCTACGGAACGCCAGGCGTGGGAGACCGAACGCACCGAGTGGGAATCGGTCCGCAAGGAGATCGAGGCCGAGCTCTCCGCCATGGAGCATCGCCTCGTGCAGCAGGCCCAGAGCCTGCAGCGCGAACGCGAAGCGGGCCCTTCCAACGGCGAGCTCTTGACGCAGCTCCAAGAGGCGAACGACGCCCGACTTGCCGCGGAGGAGAGCCTCGCCGCCGCCGAGAAGGGGTTCGCCGCCACCAAGCAAGAACTCGTCGACGCGCAGACGCAGATCGCTCAGCTCAGCGAGACGCTCGAAGAATCGACCAACGCCCTGAGCGCCACGGCGGAGCTGGGCGACGAGCTCGAGGCGCTGCGCGGCAAGTTCGAGATGGCGCTGGCGGACCTCCAGTCGCACCGCGCGCGCGTGGCGGAGCTGGAGCAGGAGATCGCTAACCGGCCCGCGTTGGAACTCGACGACAGCGAAGAGATCCAGCGGCTGCGGCATGAGCGTGACGACCTCGCCCGCCGGCTCGATGAGGCCAACGAGTTCGCCGACCCATCGCAGGAGATGGAAGACCTCCGCGCGCGGTTCCAGATGGCGGTCGAGGACTTGCGGGCGCTGAAGACCGAGAACGCCGACCTCCGCGATCAACTCGCCAGCGGCGGCGGAGGCGGCGCCATGACGGGTGGCGGCGACGGCAACGACTGGGAGTCTCAGAAGCGGCGGTTGCTCGCGGCGCTCGAAAGTGAGGGCGAGGGGCAGATCGACGCGCCGCGGCGTGAAGAGCGGGCCGCGATCGCCGGCACCATCCAGATCACCGACGCGGTCGTCGCCGAGAAGGACGCCGAGATCCAGCGGCTCAAGCAGCAGCTCGAAAGTATCGAGGACGTCGAGCCGACCGCCGCCGCGATCGACGCCGCGGTGCTCGACAACGACGAGGTCATCCGCGCCGAGCGCGAGCGGATCGCCAAGCTCGAACAGGAGTGGGAAGAGAAGCTGCGTTCGGCCGAGCTCGAGCTCTCCGTCGAACGGGCGAAGATCGCCCGAGCTCAGTCCGAACTGGCCGAGCAGCAGATGGAGCTCGAAACGCTGCGGGCCGCGTCCGGCAACGGCCTGGCGCCGGGCGAAGCGCGGCGCAACTGGTTCAACAAGCTCGGGCTCGGCAACGACGGCAAGCCGTCGTAA
- a CDS encoding DUF4190 domain-containing protein: MSATTMTQFEAPAEADEPLEYRSVHTFAVLGLLLGLLSVVVVFMARISFESTMVLAPIPIAGIIVSLIALRGIRATPDLYTGKPLAQAGAALSALFLVTGVGYAGYVYATEVPDGYTRTSFLEMKPSEADTVNGDIIPPEVAEFIKSGEPVFIKGYIRPDSIKFKQNLNNFLLVRDNQQCCFGDLSKVMYFDQVQVKLGTGLTTDYHSGLFRLGGKLKVAPGDPRVGTPLTYELVADYVKP; the protein is encoded by the coding sequence ATGTCCGCGACAACGATGACCCAATTCGAAGCCCCCGCCGAGGCGGACGAGCCGCTGGAGTACCGGTCCGTCCACACCTTCGCCGTGCTCGGCCTGTTGCTGGGGCTGTTGTCGGTCGTTGTCGTCTTCATGGCCCGGATCAGCTTCGAGTCGACGATGGTGCTCGCTCCGATCCCGATCGCCGGGATCATCGTCTCGCTGATTGCCCTCCGCGGCATTCGCGCCACGCCCGACCTCTACACCGGCAAGCCCCTCGCCCAAGCGGGCGCGGCGCTTTCGGCGCTGTTCCTCGTCACGGGCGTCGGCTACGCCGGCTACGTCTACGCGACCGAGGTGCCGGACGGGTACACCCGTACGTCGTTCCTCGAGATGAAGCCGTCCGAAGCCGACACCGTCAACGGCGACATTATCCCCCCCGAGGTGGCCGAGTTCATCAAGAGCGGCGAGCCGGTCTTCATCAAGGGCTACATCCGGCCCGACTCGATCAAGTTCAAGCAGAACCTCAATAACTTCCTGCTGGTGCGTGACAATCAGCAGTGCTGCTTCGGCGACTTGTCAAAGGTGATGTATTTCGACCAGGTCCAAGTCAAGCTCGGCACGGGCCTCACCACCGACTACCACAGCGGCCTCTTCCGCCTCGGCGGCAAGCTGAAGGTGGCGCCAGGCGATCCGCGCGTCGGCACGCCACTCACGTACGAACTCGTCGCCGACTACGTTAAGCCGTGA
- a CDS encoding DUF3299 domain-containing protein: protein MRWPAYLPLPPSHFPLLPLATLALLAGCETAPPPVATPPIAKESSPQEPAPARIEDRTFDDIKFDIEPDAPFDRSMLTEEVRQLDGERIRIRGYILPTSQASGIKNFVLVRDNQECCFGPGAALYDCILVTMQGDKSAEFSVRPVAVEGKFKVEEFYGPDDKPLAIYRLDGEAVK, encoded by the coding sequence ATGCGTTGGCCAGCCTATCTCCCACTTCCCCCTTCCCACTTCCCACTTCTGCCCCTCGCTACGCTCGCCCTTCTCGCCGGGTGTGAAACGGCTCCGCCACCCGTAGCAACGCCGCCAATCGCTAAGGAATCCTCGCCGCAAGAGCCCGCGCCAGCGCGCATCGAAGACCGCACCTTCGACGACATCAAGTTCGACATCGAGCCCGACGCTCCATTCGATCGTTCGATGCTCACCGAAGAGGTCCGCCAGCTCGACGGCGAGCGCATCCGCATCCGCGGCTATATCCTGCCGACGTCGCAAGCGAGCGGCATCAAGAACTTCGTCCTGGTGCGCGACAACCAGGAGTGCTGCTTCGGCCCCGGCGCCGCGTTGTACGACTGCATCCTCGTGACGATGCAGGGCGACAAGTCGGCCGAGTTCTCGGTGCGCCCCGTCGCGGTCGAGGGCAAGTTCAAGGTCGAAGAGTTCTACGGCCCCGACGACAAACCGCTGGCGATCTACCGCCTCGACGGCGAAGCGGTGAAGTAG
- a CDS encoding ABC transporter permease codes for MSLWRIAWKNMQQRGLASSLTVLSMALGVAVMVGVIVIHAVTVKQFTAYAGGYQLIVGGKGGDLDLVLSTVYHLGESRYTLPYSFYREFIDGKYADLTIAAIPYCMGDSFDPRPQEDGPSGELFRVVATTPDLFDKLEYGVNRDGTPRKYQFQEGGRNFRSDHAFEAVLGSVVAAKSGVKVGETIHPTHGISGRGDTHDAFLVTGILEPTGTANDRAVFVNIEGFYLLEGHALSAKTRKTELPPLVLGSDAAARVGKQKDDTLRVGDANYEVVATLAETGTNVDEIAYAPLDGFELPEKNVEDAEASTAIPAQLYDNDDNLITPLPEPQREVSSILILSDDQMGPTILTTQINKDQNVSAQAIAPIRTVSNLLEKIIGPVQIVLLVLTVLIVVVASISILVSIYNSMSERSHDIAVMRALGASRSSVMLIVLSESILLSLAGGVLGIVLGHALIAAAAPYIETQAGIQLAFWEFDPWEVAVIPALVVLATLAGLLPAISAYRTDVARSLG; via the coding sequence ATGTCCCTTTGGCGAATCGCCTGGAAGAATATGCAGCAGCGGGGCCTTGCCTCGTCGCTGACGGTGTTGTCGATGGCGCTGGGCGTCGCGGTGATGGTCGGCGTCATCGTGATCCACGCCGTCACCGTCAAGCAGTTCACGGCGTACGCCGGCGGTTACCAACTGATCGTCGGCGGCAAGGGCGGCGATTTGGACCTCGTCCTCAGCACGGTCTACCACCTCGGCGAGTCGCGCTACACGCTCCCCTACAGCTTCTACCGCGAGTTCATCGACGGCAAATACGCCGACCTCACGATCGCGGCCATCCCCTACTGCATGGGCGACAGCTTCGACCCGCGTCCCCAGGAAGACGGCCCCAGCGGTGAGCTCTTCCGGGTCGTGGCGACGACCCCCGACCTGTTCGACAAGCTCGAGTACGGCGTCAACCGCGACGGCACGCCGCGCAAGTACCAGTTCCAAGAGGGCGGCCGCAACTTCCGCAGCGACCACGCCTTCGAGGCGGTGCTCGGTTCGGTTGTCGCGGCGAAGAGCGGCGTCAAGGTTGGCGAGACGATCCACCCCACGCACGGCATCAGCGGTCGCGGCGATACGCACGACGCGTTCCTCGTCACGGGCATCCTCGAACCGACCGGCACGGCCAACGACCGCGCCGTGTTCGTGAACATCGAGGGCTTCTACCTGCTGGAAGGGCACGCCCTCTCGGCGAAGACACGCAAGACCGAGCTCCCGCCGCTGGTGCTCGGCTCCGACGCCGCCGCGCGGGTGGGTAAACAGAAAGACGACACGCTGCGGGTCGGCGACGCCAACTACGAGGTTGTGGCCACCCTCGCCGAGACCGGCACCAATGTCGACGAGATCGCCTATGCCCCACTCGACGGCTTCGAGTTGCCCGAGAAGAACGTTGAGGATGCTGAAGCATCGACGGCGATCCCCGCCCAGCTCTACGACAACGACGACAACCTCATTACGCCGCTCCCCGAGCCGCAGCGTGAGGTGTCATCGATCCTCATCCTCAGCGACGACCAGATGGGTCCTACGATCCTCACCACGCAGATCAACAAGGACCAGAACGTCTCCGCCCAAGCGATCGCCCCGATTCGGACCGTCTCGAACCTCCTCGAAAAGATTATCGGGCCGGTCCAAATTGTTCTCCTAGTGCTGACAGTCCTGATCGTCGTAGTCGCCTCGATCAGCATCCTGGTGAGCATCTACAACTCGATGAGCGAACGCTCGCACGACATCGCCGTGATGCGGGCGCTGGGGGCGAGCCGTTCGTCGGTGATGCTGATCGTGCTCAGCGAGTCGATCCTGCTATCACTCGCCGGCGGCGTGCTGGGGATCGTGCTCGGCCACGCCCTGATCGCTGCCGCGGCGCCGTATATCGAAACGCAGGCCGGCATCCAACTGGCGTTCTGGGAGTTCGACCCCTGGGAGGTCGCGGTCATCCCCGCCCTGGTCGTGCTCGCAACCCTGGCGGGCCTCCTGCCAGCCATCTCCGCCTACCGCACCGACGTCGCCCGCTCGCTAGGGTGA
- a CDS encoding ABC transporter ATP-binding protein gives MLLLEGVRKSYAQPGADRLPILDVPRLAVAAGEQVVIRGRSGCGKTTLLNSIAGLTTIDAGKITLKGVELTRLPEAARDRFRARHIGYVFQTFNLLAGFTALENVLLGMTFTGQRPDRTRAADLLERVGLGHRGHHKPAAMSVGEQQRTAVARALANRPALLLADEPTANVDPAHQQQIIDLLRGVCRDENVAMLLVTHSNEVSGQFDRVEQLEEVNQVMKATV, from the coding sequence ATGCTGCTTCTCGAAGGGGTCCGCAAGTCGTACGCCCAGCCCGGCGCCGACCGGCTGCCGATCCTCGACGTCCCCCGCCTGGCGGTCGCCGCCGGCGAGCAGGTCGTCATCCGCGGCCGCAGCGGCTGTGGCAAGACCACGCTGCTGAACTCGATCGCCGGCCTGACGACGATCGACGCCGGCAAGATCACGCTCAAGGGCGTCGAGCTCACGCGTCTCCCCGAAGCGGCCCGTGACCGCTTCCGCGCGCGCCACATCGGTTACGTCTTTCAGACGTTCAACCTGCTAGCGGGCTTCACGGCGTTGGAGAATGTCCTCCTGGGGATGACCTTCACCGGCCAGCGTCCCGACCGCACCCGGGCCGCCGACCTGCTGGAGCGCGTCGGCCTCGGCCACCGCGGCCACCACAAACCCGCCGCCATGAGCGTCGGCGAGCAACAGCGCACCGCCGTCGCCCGCGCGCTGGCGAATCGCCCCGCGCTGCTTTTGGCCGACGAACCGACCGCCAACGTCGACCCGGCCCACCAGCAACAAATCATCGACCTCCTCCGCGGCGTCTGCCGCGACGAGAACGTGGCGATGCTGCTGGTGACACATTCGAACGAAGTGTCGGGCCAGTTTGATCGGGTCGAGCAGCTCGAAGAAGTCAACCAAGTGATGAAGGCGACCGTGTGA